A single genomic interval of Daucus carota subsp. sativus chromosome 1, DH1 v3.0, whole genome shotgun sequence harbors:
- the LOC108194075 gene encoding pathogenesis-related protein 2, protein MGVVTRTAEARSSKMTAAQLYKSMFIDMDKVMPKILPQIFKSVRLVEGDGGVGTVKEITYGEAVKATTMIQKLVEMDPEAMTYTKVIIGGDVLMGTLESVAYHSVVESSDSGECVVKLTVVFTPLAGQEVSEDYIKDSIAQSYQTFYAVEAHVQATY, encoded by the exons ATGGGTGTAGTAACCAGAACTGCGGAGGCACGTTCGTCAAAAATGACAGCAGCTCAGCTGTACAAATCCATGTTCATTGACATGGATAAAGTCATGCCTAAAATTTTACCCCAGATCTTCAAGTCCGTTCGACTCGTTGAAGGTGACGGCGGTGTTGGAACAGTCAAGGAAATCACTTACGGTGAAG CTGTGAAGGCGACGACTATGATCCAGAAACTAGTTGAAATGGATCCCGAAGCAATGACATACACAAAAGTGATCATCGGAGGTGACGTGTTGATGGGCACACTGGAATCAGTCGCTTATCATTCGGTAGTTGAGTCGAGTGATTCGGGAGAGTGTGTTGTCAAGTTGACTGTTGTGTTTACACCGCTGGCTGGTCAAGAGGTATCGGAAGACTACATTAAGGATTCCATTGCTCAGTCGTATCAGACATTCTATGCTGTTGAAGCTCACGTTCAAGCCACTTATTAA
- the LOC108198435 gene encoding pathogenesis-related protein 2 yields MGVVTRTAEARSSKMTAAQLYKNMFIDMDKVMPKILPQIFKSVRLVEGDGGVGTVKEITYGEAVKATTMIQKLVEMDPEAMTYTKVIIGGDVLMGTLESVAYHSVVESSDSGECVVKLTVVCTPLPGQEVSEDYIKDSIAQSYQTFYAVEEHVQATC; encoded by the exons ATGGGAGTAGTAACCAGAACTGCGGAGGCACGTTCGTCAAAAATGACAGCAGCTCAGCTGTACAAAAACATGTTCATTGACATGGATAAAGTCATGCCCAAAATTTTACCCCAGATCTTCAAGTCCGTTCGACTCGTCGAAGGTGACGGCGGTGTTGGAACTGTCAAGGAAATCACTTACGGTGAAg CTGTGAAGGCGACGACTATGATCCAGAAACTAGTTGAAATGGATCCAGAAGCAATGACATACACCAAAGTGATCATCGGAGGTGACGTGTTGATGGGGACACTCGAATCAGTCGCTTATCATTCGGTAGTTGAGTCGAGTGATTCGGGAGAGTGTGTTGTCAAGTTGACTGTTGTGTGTACACCGCTTCCTGGTCAAGAGGTATCGGAAGACTACATTAAGGATTCCATTGCTCAGTCGTATCAGACATTCTATGCTGTCGAAGAGCACGTTCAAGCCACTTGTTAA